One genomic segment of Pedobacter endophyticus includes these proteins:
- a CDS encoding DUF4595 domain-containing protein has protein sequence MIKHLKILLVNVVAIFAITGCQKEVNWNNRPIPNANGCKLITTNTDLGLLGKYTLNYTYDASGRLSTVTSDGEKKTYSYTATEITGSVNDEKTVLKLVNGRVVSSTYMNSFVVNEKPVLATKEYTYSAEGYISIVKSYLDKELNSIVELTYTNGNLAQTKTTYPDDATVEIETYEYSDQVLGNPIELADPLALVVDYMPGGYYGRRSKNAVKKSTERSNGSSDIVVSDYTYQFDANGNATSIVIETATILSDGTKAYESSISADLVYSCSTAAAVKPNTETTDPSAEYYLSYKVDGVQVVAKEFSAIRDVNSPRSITVTGSAKDGKSPKFKYFLEEPSIAFTKGLNFQSSSYSKNSHFMEYTNSSGLSFSTKTGSAEIWLFVADLSFKKDGFIKSTFNGTVETEKGVVVQITEGKFSIKFND, from the coding sequence ATGATCAAACATTTAAAAATTTTACTGGTAAATGTCGTTGCAATATTCGCTATTACAGGCTGCCAAAAAGAAGTTAACTGGAATAACCGCCCCATTCCTAATGCAAATGGCTGCAAGTTGATTACAACTAACACTGATTTAGGCTTACTCGGTAAGTACACTCTTAATTATACTTACGATGCATCGGGTAGGTTAAGTACTGTTACAAGTGATGGCGAGAAAAAAACATATTCCTATACGGCTACGGAAATTACCGGCTCGGTTAACGATGAAAAGACTGTGCTTAAACTGGTTAATGGCCGGGTGGTGAGCAGCACATATATGAATTCTTTTGTGGTAAACGAAAAACCTGTTCTGGCAACGAAGGAATATACCTATAGTGCTGAAGGATATATCAGCATTGTTAAAAGTTATTTAGATAAAGAGCTAAACTCGATTGTTGAACTTACTTATACCAATGGTAATTTAGCACAAACCAAAACTACTTATCCTGATGATGCAACGGTTGAGATAGAAACTTACGAATACTCCGACCAGGTACTTGGCAACCCCATCGAACTGGCCGATCCACTTGCCCTTGTGGTCGATTACATGCCGGGCGGCTACTACGGTAGGCGATCGAAAAATGCAGTGAAAAAATCTACAGAACGCTCAAATGGCTCGAGTGATATCGTTGTTTCCGATTACACTTATCAGTTTGATGCCAACGGAAACGCAACCTCTATTGTGATTGAAACTGCAACAATTTTGAGCGATGGTACGAAAGCATACGAATCTTCAATATCGGCTGATCTTGTGTATAGTTGTAGCACTGCCGCAGCTGTTAAGCCGAATACTGAAACAACTGATCCCTCGGCTGAATATTATTTATCATATAAAGTAGATGGCGTGCAGGTTGTGGCTAAAGAATTTTCTGCGATTCGAGATGTCAACTCGCCACGGTCGATAACAGTAACGGGCAGTGCAAAAGATGGGAAAAGTCCTAAATTTAAGTATTTTCTTGAGGAACCAAGTATCGCTTTTACTAAGGGGCTAAATTTTCAAAGTTCTTCTTACTCGAAAAACAGCCACTTTATGGAGTATACAAATAGTTCAGGTTTATCTTTCTCAACCAAAACCGGTTCTGCTGAAATATGGCTTTTCGTTGCCGATTTATCTTTCAAAAAGGATGGATTTATTAAAAGTACTTTCAATGGAACTGTTGAAACTGAAAAGGGCGTAGTGGTGCAAATTACTGAAGGCAAGTTTAGTATTAAATTCAATGATTAA
- the ruvC gene encoding crossover junction endodeoxyribonuclease RuvC, with translation MLNEKKERVIMGIDPGTAVMGYGVILEKGNKTELISLGVVKMTHLDDPFLKLQRIFEKTVVLLDQYKPDVLAIEAPFYGKNIQVLLKLGRAQGTAIAAALSRNISVTEYSPRKIKQSITGSGNATKEQVAAMLQRLLNFKETPEFLDATDGLAVAVCHSFQKITTGGKSKTYSGWESFVSDNKTKVKGLAVKGKK, from the coding sequence ATGTTGAACGAAAAAAAGGAACGGGTAATTATGGGCATCGATCCCGGCACTGCTGTGATGGGATATGGCGTAATTTTGGAGAAAGGGAATAAAACGGAGCTGATTAGTTTGGGTGTGGTGAAAATGACCCACCTCGACGATCCTTTTTTGAAGCTACAGCGCATATTCGAAAAAACAGTAGTTCTACTTGATCAATATAAACCGGATGTTTTGGCTATTGAAGCGCCCTTTTATGGTAAGAACATTCAGGTGCTGTTAAAATTAGGCAGGGCTCAGGGAACCGCTATTGCAGCTGCACTTTCGCGAAACATTTCGGTAACCGAATACTCACCGAGGAAGATTAAACAATCCATCACGGGCAGCGGAAATGCAACCAAAGAACAAGTTGCCGCCATGTTACAACGCCTCTTAAATTTTAAGGAAACGCCCGAGTTTTTAGACGCTACGGATGGTTTGGCCGTTGCAGTTTGTCATTCCTTTCAGAAAATAACAACTGGCGGAAAATCGAAAACCTACTCGGGCTGGGAATCGTTTGTCAGCGACAATAAAACCAAGGTTAAGGGATTGGCGGTAAAAGGAAAGAAGTAA
- a CDS encoding glycoside hydrolase family 18 protein, with the protein MQTTAKHLFASIALILFNIIIISLFAKDLKAQKVIGPNVIAYYSTGRPLAIDSFPIEKLTHLIYSFGHLKGDSLYISNARDSALITQMVGLKSRNKNLKVMIALGGWGGCKNCSEVFNRQEGRKAFAKSTKDLLDFFKADGIDLDWEYPAVMGYPGHQYLLEDKHNFTLLVEELRKTLGKKAEISFAAGGTKNCIDSCFEWNKVMPLVNRVNLMSYDLVSGYATVSGHHTPLYANAQQELSADFGVKALIAAGVPPQKIALGAAFYARIFQNTTDANQGLNQPTKFLKGVPYKSFKDQFTEEKGFKYYWDDVAKAPYYYNAASKQFVTFDDPKSIALKTKYVIDRKLNGIMFWELTEDSYQNGLLSVIDETIKAN; encoded by the coding sequence ATGCAAACAACTGCTAAACATCTCTTCGCATCTATCGCGTTAATTTTATTCAACATTATCATTATCAGTCTTTTCGCGAAAGACCTTAAAGCTCAAAAAGTTATTGGCCCGAACGTAATCGCATATTATTCAACCGGAAGACCTTTGGCGATTGACAGCTTTCCGATTGAGAAACTCACTCACCTGATTTACAGCTTTGGGCATTTAAAGGGCGATAGTCTTTACATTAGCAATGCCAGAGATTCGGCATTGATTACCCAAATGGTTGGGTTAAAAAGCCGAAATAAGAACCTAAAAGTGATGATTGCTTTGGGCGGATGGGGCGGTTGCAAAAATTGCTCAGAAGTTTTTAATCGCCAAGAAGGGCGAAAGGCCTTTGCAAAGTCAACCAAAGATTTACTCGATTTCTTCAAGGCTGATGGCATTGATCTCGATTGGGAATATCCGGCGGTGATGGGTTATCCCGGACATCAATATTTATTGGAAGACAAGCACAACTTTACTTTACTTGTTGAGGAACTGCGCAAAACACTCGGCAAAAAAGCCGAAATCAGTTTTGCCGCCGGTGGCACAAAAAACTGCATCGATTCTTGTTTCGAATGGAACAAAGTAATGCCACTTGTTAATCGCGTAAACCTGATGAGTTATGACCTGGTTAGTGGCTACGCAACCGTAAGCGGTCATCACACCCCGCTCTACGCTAATGCACAGCAAGAATTATCGGCCGATTTTGGCGTAAAAGCATTGATTGCTGCAGGCGTTCCGCCACAAAAAATTGCTTTGGGCGCAGCGTTTTATGCCAGAATATTCCAAAACACTACCGACGCCAACCAGGGTTTAAACCAACCCACCAAGTTTTTGAAAGGCGTACCTTACAAAAGCTTTAAAGACCAGTTTACTGAAGAAAAAGGCTTCAAATATTATTGGGATGATGTGGCAAAGGCGCCTTACTATTATAACGCCGCTAGTAAGCAATTTGTAACGTTCGATGATCCGAAATCAATCGCATTAAAAACGAAATATGTTATCGACCGAAAACTAAATGGCATTATGTTTTGGGAACTGACCGAAGATAGTTACCAAAACGGTTTGTTGAGTGTTATTGATGAAACGATAAAAGCAAATTAA
- a CDS encoding lysylphosphatidylglycerol synthase domain-containing protein: MTGKNKKILSLLIKIAIVVFAFWFIYHKLVANKGLKNFSSLLVDIPQVEIIGVIGFVILLMFVNWFIEAAKWKHLMLQIERITFYRAIESVFCGLTLAIFTPNRLGEYGGRVFFLSPKRRVVGIVAMSVGSIGQLVLTNVFGAIAACFFVYRFIPMDKVFFIAIVFFAAIFALFFIVFYFNIRWLNGILLSFKFTRKYKKFYSILGRYRKGALFKIILFCLARYIVFSAQYFILFVWLIPGLHYADIIMMTCLLFLVQSALPSLDLFDVGIRSVTAVELFKHITDQHVAVIACTASIWLINIIIPAILGTYFVFKLNFFGNLKSN, encoded by the coding sequence TTGACGGGCAAGAACAAAAAAATATTATCCCTCCTTATAAAAATCGCAATTGTTGTGTTTGCCTTTTGGTTTATTTATCATAAGCTGGTTGCAAACAAAGGCCTCAAAAACTTCAGTTCACTTTTAGTCGATATTCCCCAAGTGGAAATTATCGGGGTAATAGGCTTTGTAATCTTGTTAATGTTCGTAAACTGGTTTATCGAAGCTGCCAAATGGAAGCACTTAATGCTTCAAATAGAAAGAATTACCTTTTATCGGGCAATTGAATCGGTTTTTTGCGGTTTAACGCTGGCCATTTTTACACCAAACAGATTAGGCGAATATGGCGGTCGCGTTTTTTTTCTCTCGCCTAAACGAAGAGTTGTGGGTATTGTGGCAATGAGCGTTGGCAGCATTGGTCAGTTGGTTTTAACTAATGTATTCGGCGCAATTGCAGCGTGTTTTTTCGTCTACAGGTTTATCCCAATGGATAAGGTATTTTTCATTGCCATCGTTTTTTTTGCCGCTATATTTGCGCTGTTCTTTATTGTATTTTACTTCAACATCAGGTGGCTAAACGGTATTTTACTTTCCTTTAAGTTTACCAGAAAATACAAAAAGTTTTACAGCATCTTGGGCCGCTACCGTAAAGGGGCACTATTCAAGATCATATTATTTTGCCTTGCGAGGTACATCGTTTTCAGCGCTCAATATTTTATCCTTTTTGTTTGGCTTATTCCGGGCTTGCATTATGCCGATATCATCATGATGACTTGCCTGCTTTTCCTGGTACAATCGGCACTACCTTCTCTAGATCTGTTCGATGTAGGCATAAGAAGCGTTACCGCCGTTGAGCTTTTCAAGCATATAACTGATCAGCACGTGGCCGTAATTGCATGCACCGCAAGCATCTGGCTTATAAATATTATTATTCCTGCTATCTTAGGCACTTATTTCGTTTTTAAACTTAACTTTTTTGGAAATCTTAAATCTAATTAG
- a CDS encoding transglutaminase-like domain-containing protein — MENIAEISALVKLLDDPDEEVYHHVETKLLEYGGQVVHYLENAWEESFDGLLQQRIENIVHQIQFNTVKEDLNLWYLSGAFDLLQGALIINRYQYPDLDEQKIIIQIEDIKREIWLGLQYEMSSVEKVKLINHVLYQQFGFGGNTKNHHDPQNSYINQVLERKRGNQISLAIIYSVLAQKLDLPIYGINLPQHFILGYIDESRQEGTEYGVLFYINAFNRGNIFGKHDVDQFLRQLNLEALPEYYRPCSNSDIIRRIIRNLISAYENAGATDKVIELNELQDILAEKAKE, encoded by the coding sequence ATGGAAAATATAGCAGAGATAAGTGCTTTAGTTAAATTGTTAGATGATCCTGACGAAGAGGTTTATCATCATGTAGAAACGAAACTGCTCGAATATGGCGGTCAGGTAGTCCATTATCTTGAAAACGCCTGGGAAGAATCTTTCGATGGCTTATTGCAGCAACGCATAGAGAATATCGTTCATCAAATCCAGTTCAATACCGTTAAAGAAGATTTAAACCTGTGGTATTTGAGCGGCGCTTTCGATTTATTGCAGGGCGCACTGATCATCAATCGTTATCAATATCCGGATTTGGACGAGCAGAAAATCATTATCCAAATTGAGGACATTAAACGTGAAATTTGGCTGGGGCTGCAATATGAAATGAGCTCGGTTGAGAAAGTAAAACTAATCAACCATGTGCTGTATCAGCAGTTTGGCTTCGGTGGGAATACCAAAAACCACCACGACCCACAGAATTCTTATATCAATCAGGTACTGGAGCGTAAAAGAGGCAATCAAATTTCACTGGCGATTATCTATTCTGTTTTGGCTCAAAAGCTCGATCTGCCTATTTATGGCATCAACCTTCCGCAGCATTTTATTTTGGGTTATATTGATGAAAGCCGACAGGAAGGAACGGAATATGGAGTGCTTTTTTATATCAATGCGTTTAATCGGGGCAACATTTTCGGCAAGCATGATGTTGATCAATTTCTGCGACAGTTAAATCTCGAGGCCCTGCCAGAGTACTATCGACCTTGCAGCAACAGCGATATTATCCGTCGGATAATCAGAAACCTGATTTCGGCCTATGAAAACGCCGGGGCTACGGATAAAGTGATCGAACTTAACGAACTACAAGACATCCTTGCCGAAAAAGCAAAAGAATAA